Within the Candidatus Zixiibacteriota bacterium genome, the region TGGGTAGAAAAGGAAAGCGGACAGAGGACAATGGTGCTCTCACGGCGAATTTTCGTAACGCCGGCGGATATCAAGACATCGTCTTACCCGATCCCGAAGATACTGCATCTCGATGGGCGCGATATGCCCGCGACACTGAAACTGGCCCTGTGGGCCAAACGCGAAAAGATTATCGTGTCGTTTGATATCGGATCGATGCGTAACGATGTCTTGGCGGTATTCCCCTATGTCGACCATCTGGTGGTAGCCGACAACTACGCTTTCCCCTTCACCAAAAGCGATTCGGCCAGAGTGGCGATCGACAGGCTGGCGAAGCTTTGCCCCGGTACAATCGTGGTTACCGAAGGCATCAAAGGTTCGACCGGTCGCGAGACGCTCAACGGCAGGACCGGAGAGTTCGTGTTCCAACCTGCTTTTAAAGTCAAGAATATCGATACTACCGGCGCCGGTGACTGTTACCACACGGGCTATCTATATGGTCTTTTGAAAGGATATTCGTTGTCGGAGAGAATGAGATATGGTTCAGCCGCGGCGGCGCTAAAATGCACCAGGCCGGGGGCCCGAAGCGGTATTCCCACCGAACCTCAGTTGCTGGCGTTTTTGAAAAGTAAACCAACCATCTACAGGTAGAGCAGTATGCTGGAGAATTTGATCGGGTTAGACAACACTCTATTTTTCTTTATCAACTCGACACTGGCCAACCCGGTCACTGATTTTATCATGCCGATAATCACCAACGATATGCTGCTCAGAGTGATTTACGGCGTGGCGATGGCGCTTATTCTCTGGAAGGGTAACGCGAAATTGCGCTGGCTGGTTCTTGTATCGGCGGCGACTCTGCTTTTGACCGATCAAGTCAGCGCCGGCCTGCTCAAGCCGATTCTTGCCCGCCCCCGGCCATGCCACGAGTTTTACGGTGTCCATCTGCTCGTCGGTTGTGGCGGGGGCTATTCTATGCCGTCGGCACACGCCGCGAACGCGTTCGGACAGGCCTGCCTGTTCACATTCTTTTACCGCAAATACGGATGGCACCTTTATGGCTTTGCCGCGCTGATTGCACTGAGTCGTGTGTTCGTCGGCGTTCACTACCCGGGCGATATCTTTGTCGGAGCGGTAATCGGACGGGTGGCCGGTGTATTGACAGCGACAATATTTAACGTAATCACGAGATTGATACGTCCCTGGCAATCAGGCGACTGATTCGCGATAGGAGGTTGCCGTGGCCTACAAAATTGAGATCGTGCGAGGCGACATTACCCGGACCGATACCGAGGCCATCGTAAATGCCGCCAATAACCATTTCTGGATGGGTTCCGGAGTGGCCGGAGCTATCAAAGCGGCGGGCGGCGAAATAATCGAGAAAGAGGCCGTGAAAAAAGGCCCGGTAATGCCCGGCGAGGCTGTTCACTCGACGGCCGGGACATTGCCCTACAAGGTAGTGATTCACGCCGCGGTGATGGGACAGGACCTGCGCACCTCGGATAAATACATCAGGCAAGCCACCATAAGTTGCCTCAATATCGCCGAGAAACTGGACATCAAGTCCCTGGCTTTTCCCGCCTTCGGAACCGGCGTTGGCGGCTTTCCCATGAAAGCCTGCGCGCACATCATGATTGATGCCGTAATAGCCTATTCGGACCTGTCACGGAAGATAGAAAGAGTGCAGTTCTGCCTTTTCGAGGAGCACGGTTACACCGTTTTCAAAGACATGCTTGCTAAGAAGGAAAACCCGAACTGATCGGGACCGGCTCACTCGGAGCTTCTTACCTTAAACTGGCCGGAAAACGCCAGAGCCCGATTATCACGATTCACATACCGGCCGTCAATTGTCATAAACACATGCTTCGAGGTAACTGAATCGACCGAGTAGGAGCCTTCCCTGGCAAGGAAGATTTTATCCTCTGCGGCAATATCGTACTGGCCGAGCACCTGGAAATACGACGCCTCGTTCAGGTCGGCTTTAACCGCCGTGACCGGCTGCGGCAGTTGAACGTAAAGTCGGCAGCGCCAGTATTGATCGAAACCCATAAGCTTGAAGTCGTCGCCGGCATCCTCGGGATTCCATCTGGTGCCAACAGTGACAACCGCCACGTTTCCCTCACCGGTAATCAGATTGTTGTTGTCGCTGAAGGGGTCGCTGATTACGGCGCTCTCGACATACTGCGTCTGTTCGACATCAACCTTCTTCGTTACGGCATCGTCCGAGACATAGAGATCCATACGGTACCGACTGGTGATACCGCAGGATAGCAGAAAAGACACCGTGGTGACAAGGATAATGACCGCCGCGAGCGATTTTCTTAAGATAGCCATATCGAATTATATGCTTTCCTGAAATTGATGTCAATCAACACTAAACCAGACGGCCGGCGGCGACGGGCTGTTTACGGAAATATCCTAAAGCGGGAGTTCTACGATGCGATACTTTTTATAAGGTTTTGCCCCCATTTGGGCGGCTGCCTTGAGCATCAGCTCATTTGTCTCGAGCATCCATGACAACTCGGCCCACTTATATCCCAACTCAATACCCCTGTTGTATGTGAGCACGTACATGGCCATGTCGATCCCGCGCTTCTGGAATTGAGGCACGACGCCGAAGGTGATCATCCGCACGCAGTCGATCTTATTTCTGATTTTGGTATGCCACAGCAGTTTCAGCAGACCGAAAGGCAAAAGCCGACCTTTCAAGTGAATCAGTGCCTGATTGATGTCGGGAAGGGCAAGACTGAAGGCCACCGGCCGATCCTCATACTCCGCTATGAACACCAGCTCGGGTTCAACAATCTGCTTGAGGTTTTGCGCCGTGTAGAAGAACTCATCCTCGCCCATCGGGACAAAACCCCAGTTGTACTGCCAGGCCTCGTTATAGATTCTGTTGACTCTTTTTATCTCCCGGTCAAACTCCGACATCCTGAGAGTGCGGATTTTCACCTTGCTGCGCTCGGCCTGTTTGGCGACCACCCGCTGTACTCTTTCCGAAATGGGCTCCTCTTTCGTTATCCGCAAAGCCATCAGATCCATGACCTTCTTGAGCCCGAATTTCTCCGCCAGCTTGGGCAGGT harbors:
- a CDS encoding PfkB family carbohydrate kinase translates to MKKSNKPDTIDCLGMGIIPYDLLFSIDRYPLPGMKIDACDFFMQGGGPVPNVAIGLSRLGFKTALIAVVGDDPFGKISIDELKRDRVDHRFVIIKKQPSALAAGWVEKESGQRTMVLSRRIFVTPADIKTSSYPIPKILHLDGRDMPATLKLALWAKREKIIVSFDIGSMRNDVLAVFPYVDHLVVADNYAFPFTKSDSARVAIDRLAKLCPGTIVVTEGIKGSTGRETLNGRTGEFVFQPAFKVKNIDTTGAGDCYHTGYLYGLLKGYSLSERMRYGSAAAALKCTRPGARSGIPTEPQLLAFLKSKPTIYR
- a CDS encoding N-acetyltransferase; amino-acid sequence: MARIEVVEVESSSHLKKFITYPNRLYRGDSNYVTPLISERKEFFDRQKNPFYKTSSVKLFLAMESGEVVGRIATCINYNHNQFHEEQTGFFGFFDCPDDYEIASTLLKVAMIELKRQGMDKMRGPMSFSTNHECGFLVEGFDAPPTVMMTYNQPYLPKLAEKFGLKKVMDLMALRITKEEPISERVQRVVAKQAERSKVKIRTLRMSEFDREIKRVNRIYNEAWQYNWGFVPMGEDEFFYTAQNLKQIVEPELVFIAEYEDRPVAFSLALPDINQALIHLKGRLLPFGLLKLLWHTKIRNKIDCVRMITFGVVPQFQKRGIDMAMYVLTYNRGIELGYKWAELSWMLETNELMLKAAAQMGAKPYKKYRIVELPL
- a CDS encoding phosphatase PAP2 family protein, translated to MLENLIGLDNTLFFFINSTLANPVTDFIMPIITNDMLLRVIYGVAMALILWKGNAKLRWLVLVSAATLLLTDQVSAGLLKPILARPRPCHEFYGVHLLVGCGGGYSMPSAHAANAFGQACLFTFFYRKYGWHLYGFAALIALSRVFVGVHYPGDIFVGAVIGRVAGVLTATIFNVITRLIRPWQSGD
- a CDS encoding macro domain-containing protein, with amino-acid sequence MAYKIEIVRGDITRTDTEAIVNAANNHFWMGSGVAGAIKAAGGEIIEKEAVKKGPVMPGEAVHSTAGTLPYKVVIHAAVMGQDLRTSDKYIRQATISCLNIAEKLDIKSLAFPAFGTGVGGFPMKACAHIMIDAVIAYSDLSRKIERVQFCLFEEHGYTVFKDMLAKKENPN